A single window of Botrytis cinerea B05.10 chromosome 15, complete sequence DNA harbors:
- the Bccmr1 gene encoding Bccmr1 yields the protein MAPNKKEKPEMSAFERRRLENIAANQAMLKDLSTTAQKIVPKPPPKPKSATPRKRAAPIKKEAPRPTRTSSRLAGIEADSETAKRKAEVEQEFAKEVSQAKRQRVAGDININDIVVEGKKWKQENGFLSGVMRGAQPNLRTFTEDDIKETTDEGLKALREKMSGLQLYEPYEPNQIKITPERIYALGFHPTADKPLIFAGDKLGNVGLFDASQEGPDVKTEDDDDEEDTDTTEPAITAFKIHSRSISSFVFGADGNSLYSASYDSSVRKLDLQKGVAVEAFAPDSLDEDIPISSIAIPSTDPNLLCFSTLDGRFGRHDMRTPSNSELWYLSDKKIGGFSLHPLHPHLVATASLDRMLKIWDLRKITGTDDSRHPVLLGEHESRLSVSHASWSPAGHVATSSYDDTIKIHSFLDAGSFKAGHSLDDDAMKPTAIIKHNNQTGRWVTILKPHWQEKPEDGIQKFVIGNMSRFCDVYSADGEQLAQLGGDGLITAVPAAAQFHPTKDWVAGGTASGKLCLWM from the exons ATGGCTCCaaacaaaaaggaaaagccAGAGATGAGTGCCTTCGAGCGCCGAAGACTCGAGAATATTGCGGCAAATCAAGCAATGTTGAAAGACCTTAGTACAACAGCTCAGAAAATCGTCCCAAAACCgccaccaaaaccaaaatctGCAACGCCTAGAAAGAGAGCAGCTccaataaaaaaagaagccCCTAGACCAACCCGTACAAGTTCACGTCTGGCTGGTATCGAAGCCGATAGCGAGACCGCAAAGCGCAAAGCAGAGGTCGAACAAGAATTTGCGAAGGAAGTTTCACAAGCTAAGAGGCAGCGAGTCGCAggagatataaatattaatgaCATTGTTgtcgaaggaaagaaatggaagcaGGAGAACGGATTTTTATCTGGTGTCATGCGTGGCGCTCAACCGAATTTGAGAACCTTTACcgaagatgatatcaaagagACAACGGACGAAGGACTGAAGGCTctgagggagaagatgagcGGGTTACAGTTATATGAGCCATATGAGCCCAATC AAATTAAAATTACCCCCGAAAGAATATACGCTTTAGGGTTTCATCCAACTGCAGACAAGCCTTTAATATTTGCTGGAGATAAACTAGGGAACGTCGGGCTGTTCGACGCTTCACAAGAAGGCCCAGACGTGAAAAcggaagatgatgacgacgaagaGGACACAGATACCACAGAGCCAGCTATTACTGCTTTCAAGATACATTCTCGgtcaatctcttcttttgtgTTTGGCGCAGATGGAAACTCACTGTATTCGGCTTCATACGACTCTTCGGTTCGGAAACTAGACCTACAGAAGGGGGTGGCTGTCGAGGCATTTGCCCCAGATTCTCTAGATGAAGACATCCCTATATCTAGCATTGCCATACCATCCACTGACCCGAATCTATTGTGCTTTTCAACACTCGACGGTCGATTTGGGCGCCATGATATGCGGACTCCATCTAACAGTGAACTCTGGTACCTTTCTGACAAAAAGATAGGTGGATTTTCTTTACATCCATTGCATCCTCATCTTGTGGCTACGGCATCATTAGATAGAATGTTGAAAATTTGGGATTTACGGAAAATAACAGGGACAGATGATTCAAGACATCCGGTTTTACTTGGCGAGCATGAGTCTAGGCTTTCGGTATCTCATGCTTCGTGGTCCCCTGCTGGTCATGTTGCAACTTCTTCATATGATGATACTATTAAGATTCATTCTTTCCTCGATGCTGGTTCTTTCAAGGCGGGACATTCACTCGACGATGATGCGATGAAACCTACAGCTATTATCAAACACAATAACCAAACTGGACGGTGGGTAACTATCTTGAAGCCTCATTGGCAAGAGAAACCCGAGGATGGAATCCAGAAATTCGTGATTGGAAATATGAGCCGATTTTGTGATGTTTATTCAGCCGATGGGGAACAATTAGCGCAATTGGGAGGCGATGGTCTGATAACAGCTGTTCCAGCTGCTGCACAATTTCACCCTACAAAGGATTGGGTTGCGGGTGGTACGGCATCTGGAAAACTGTGTCTTTGGATGTGA